GCGCGTCCTTGACCCGGGGCGACACGCCGATCTCGCCCTCGAACGGCTTATCGCCGCGCTTGGCTTCGGATTCGATCTGGCGCTTGAGGTCATCGACCTTGATCTTGAACTGCCCCAGGATGGTCTTGACCACGTCGCTGTCGGATAGCGCCAGCAGCAGGTGTTCGGTATCGACTTCGGCGCGCCCGAACTCTGCAGCGTGTCGGGCGGCCTCCTGCAATAGGGCCTCGGACTGTTCGCTGATACGGCTGGCGAGCCCACTGCCGCGACGGCGCGCGGTGCCCGTACCGGCCGGGGCGGGTTCGCCGAACGAGGCATCGACGACCTCGTCGGTATCGGCCGCCATGGACGGTGCGTCGTCACCGATGCGGAAGAAGTCGCTGCCAAGGAAGTCTTCGAACAGCCCGCTGCGCGAGCCGAACAAGGCTTCCAGCGGTGAGACGGTGCGCTTTTGCTGGCGCACCAGTTGGCGATAGTGATCGTCACACAACAGCATGGTGCTGTGGCGACCATTGAGATTGGCTTCCACCCGCACCGTGGCGGGCTGGCCGCAGACTTGGCATTGTTTTCTGGCCATGCTGATGCTCCTGTAAAGATTGATCTGACGAGGCACCGCCGATCGCGGTGCCTCATCTCTTTGTGGTTTTTGAGAAAAACGCGCTGCCCCGCGTCAGCCGTTGATCGGGATCGAGCGCCCCTGCTTGGGCGTACTGGCCTCGCGCTTGTCCATCGTGATCGTGAGCACGCCGTTCTTGAAAGCGGCCTTGATCGTGTCCTGGTTGGCATCGGCCGGCAGGTTCAGAGCGCGCTGAAAGCTGCCGTAGGAGCGCTCCACCCGGTGGAAACCGCCGTCTTTCGTTTCCTGCTCCTGACGCTTTTCACCGCGCACCAGCAGCACGTCGTTGTCGAGCGTGATCTGGATGTCTTTTTCCTCGATGCCGGGTACTTCCAGGGCGATCTTGTACTGCTTGTCGGTCTCCTGGATGTCCAGCGCCGGCTTCAGCATGCCCGGCCAGTCCGACGGCCAGCGTGGCATGGCCAGCGTCGGGAAACCGAAGCCTCGAAACGCGTCGTCGAACAGGCGGTCGATCTCGCGATGCAATTGCAGGATGGGACTGACGGGCCCACCCGCCACAGGCAGGTCATTGCGCTGCACCGGCAGCGAGGCAGTGCTCTGTTGTTCTTCCTGCTCCTTTTTGAACCAGTTCCAGGGAGCCAATTTCTTGAAATCAATGTCCATGTCATACCTCCAGAAATCAATTGAAGACTCACTCAATCCGCTTGCCTGCGGCTATGGATAGCGCGCCCAGGCAACACGGGATGTTTCGCTGACTTCGGCTGCTCATCTGTGCGTATCACCTCCTTCTTTCTGCCTGCTTGGATCTGATCATTGATCCATTGATCGATTTCACTTTGACGAAACCGCCACGTCCCGCCGACCTTGAAGGCCGGAATTTCCCCGTGCGCGGCGAGCCGGTAAAGCGTCCGCTTGCCGACCTTTAAGTAGGTAGCCAACTCGTCGAGTGTGAAGATCGCCTGCTGGCGCGCTGTCATACCACCCCCACAAGTTCCGTCGTCACGCGGCCTCGCTCGAGGAAATTCTTGCAAGACTTTGCAAGATATTGCGCCTAACATGCCGAAAGTCAAGAGTCAACATCCAGCGACCTGCTGGCCGATTGATGTGACTCAAATCTTCAAGGACGGTATGCCAGGGCGGGCCGGTCCGGCGCAGGGGACGGTGGGTTGATCGGGACCTTGCGGGCGCCGCCCACGGCCGCAGATCAAACACCGATCCTCACGTTGTAACCGAGCGCCCGCAGCCCCTTGCTCGTGCGCATGTTCCTTGGCGGAAACTCGTCTGGGCGCGCCCAGCCGACGATTTCCCCGAGACTGCTCAGGCCAATGTGCGGAATGGCCCAGTCGTCGCTGCGGATCGCGTTACCCAAGAAGCCCAGTGGCAGCGCAGGACGATTTTGGCCAAATCATCGAATCCACGTCCTCAAGGCCAAGGCGTTACTATTTAGTTCGGATTACGGACGCGGGTTCGGTTCCGTGTTCCACCACCATTATTGAAGCCCCAACCGTTCTCGGTTGGGGTTTTTTCTTGGCCGTTCCCCGCGTGTTTGCTGTGTTTTGGGGCATCACCCTTCGGACGCGGACGCGGCCGGTTCGCGCCGTCAGGCTCTCTGACGCCTCTCTCTTCTCTGTTTTTCTCTGGTGTCCGTGGAGTGCGCCAAAGGCGACTTCCTTGCGCCACAAGGGTTTGGAGACGGTTGGTTGTGGTTGGAGACTGCTACAGCAGCGAGGAATGCGACGCCGCCGAAACGGGCCCCGTATCGAACGTTTCCACAGGTGCGAGCCGCAGCAGGCTCTGTGCCTCGTCCACCGTGCCGCGCAGCCACTGCTCGACGTCGTCCGCATCGATGGGGATCACCGACCGCTTGTCCTGCGCATCCGGTAGCAGGTCGGGCTCGGGTTTGTGCATCCGGCGCATCAGCGGGTGTGCGTCGGCGTTGAGGGTGAGCATCGTGTAGCTCTCGACCAGTTCGCCCGTCGCCT
This region of Alicycliphilus denitrificans K601 genomic DNA includes:
- a CDS encoding Hsp20/alpha crystallin family protein translates to MDIDFKKLAPWNWFKKEQEEQQSTASLPVQRNDLPVAGGPVSPILQLHREIDRLFDDAFRGFGFPTLAMPRWPSDWPGMLKPALDIQETDKQYKIALEVPGIEEKDIQITLDNDVLLVRGEKRQEQETKDGGFHRVERSYGSFQRALNLPADANQDTIKAAFKNGVLTITMDKREASTPKQGRSIPING
- the mads1 gene encoding methylation-associated defense system helix-turn-helix domain-containing protein MAD1 gives rise to the protein MTARQQAIFTLDELATYLKVGKRTLYRLAAHGEIPAFKVGGTWRFRQSEIDQWINDQIQAGRKKEVIRTDEQPKSAKHPVLPGRAIHSRRQAD